The genome window CAGTTCTCAGTACAGTACGAGATGTAAGGTAGTTACCCTCAGTTGCAATCTTACAGTTGGATGAATTTTGAATACAATCGAGACATATTGCCTGTATACAAACTACGATGTTAGTGATTCTAACTCATTTGAGGTTTCATTCTTTTATCCCTTCAGGTCCCTTGATTCAGGTCCCGGCCAGCTAAAGAGCAGCTTCAAGCAGGGGATCCGCCACCGGCCCCTCCCTGGTGTTTAATTGCTTCTTTTTTGTGTTGTAACATTGACGAGAAGTATGTTGTATTGTACAAGCAGGTACCTCTCTCGGATGCCACAACCAAGCGAAACGTTTCCAAGGTCGAGGCAGATCGTGATTCAAGGCTTTAGAGCAGCGCCTAGTTTGTGGTTAGCTGACCACTAGATCATTCGGTGGGGCCATCGGGAAGAATTTTGCTCATTGAGCCCGAGAGGACGATGCCGAGAGCAGGACAAATCTGCAGGAAAGAGTGCCTAAGGGAAAGAGTGGTGGATTTATACCATTATAGATCTGTAGATTTGGATCGTAGTCACTACTTATGAATGACTCTTTAGATAATTCTCACGATCAATGTTCTGATGTCGATAAGCAGAGAGTGTGCTGGTTCCGATTGACATGATTTGACACTTCTACAGCGACGGACTCGGACCGATCGGCCAGCTCATTCAGACTCGGGATTGTCAAAGATTTCGGTGTGCCGATCGAGTGCAACAAGCCCAGCCCGAGCCATGAAAATTTTGCATGTCCTGTTCTAGTTCACCGGTGGTGGATCTGCATCATACTACTAGTTATAGTGGGCCTTCTTATCCATAACCAGCATAGTGCGTCATTATCTCAATCTCAGTGTATCTCTCAGAAGTTATGATGATTCTGTTATGTGTTGTCTGCTTTGTAGCCATTGATTATTTCTTATTCACAAGAATTACTGCGCTCCCCTTTCCATTTTGAAATTGAAAACGTCATCGTTTAAGAAGTAACACACCATAACTAGGCCTTCGCATCGTCTACTGATTCCACTATGGGACCATTACCGACCCACAAGAAAAATCAGTCAACGGGTCGCATCTGTTGATCAACAGGCTGATGATCAATAACTGAAAACGGCATAGCAAAAAAAGGCGATTTATATTTAGCGTCCAAAGCCTTCCGTGACACCCATCCAATCAATACAGATGCCAGAACCAGGCGATCAGcgtcatcatcagccatTGAACTTGgcttttttctctttcctaCCCTGGTCTAAGTAGTCTAGATACTCGACCAGGATCCATCTGACGTACCATGCCACATGCAGGCTTCGGAGCTTCACCGGACTTTCTGGGATTGGGATTTCCAGGACGTAATCTTGACAGCTCGGTGATTACCGTACAGATTACTTGACCGTTTTAGACCCCGGTGAGACTCGGCATGCCGCTTCACTCAACTCGGTAAGTGACGGGCCGACCTGTGCAGTAGTGTGGCCGTCGAGGCTGTCTTGCAGAATGGGTTGCGCATGGTGGCAATGTTTTTTGTAGTAACTGCGTGTCTCATACATGGATGTGGTTTTCTACAcagggtacggagtacagtatCTGAAAAAGCGCAAAATGATCATGCGACCTTTACAGTCCCAAATAATAGTTGCTGTATTGCATCGATCACGTAGACAGAATCAGCCGTCCGGACTATAGATCAGGAACCAGGAATGGCGTGGTGTGATATTGTCTGCAGTTTCCTAACGCCTTTGGCCAGTGTTGATTTAGTCCATGAGAGTTAATCTAAGTGAAAATGTGTAATGGCCGCACGGTGCAGCATCTGTACGTCTTCGCGCTACCTGCCACCTTGCTGGGATCTAGTCCTCTACACAGTACTTGTAGATATCTGGCCGAGGGTTGACCGAAGGACAGAGTTGGCTCCTACCCTCATGGCGTTGTCCTTAAGACACTCCATAAACCATGACGTTGGCGTCCCATCACGCAGGAGGATGGAGTGATATGGTAAAACTGGAAGACGCCCTGCGAACCAAGTCTGGATCGGCTGTACCAAGAGGGATGTCTACAGTGGAGCGTACTCTAACAGATCTTTTCGTTATTCATCCTTGTTGATAGTCTTAATCAGTCTTCGGTCACTATGTCCTCCAACATTAGACCTTAATTCACATGCAGTCACCAACATTAGCTGTCGTGGTCAGGGTACGTACGGCCTGAAAGCCAACCAATGCCCGCCCTAGCTAAGtactcttcttccccttctctcgCTCCGCCTTACGCAAGGCACGCTTCCGAATGGCCTCGTGCATGGACTTGTTCTGGCCGACAACCAACTTGCCCATCGGCTGCATCACACAAGTCAAGAACCAGGCCATCAGGCCATGACTCCAGTATGGCGAAGAGCTGTACGCATAGCCCGGAGACCCTCCATTGCGACCAATCTTGGACAGCACGGCCTTGACAAAAGCCCGCGGGTCTGGGATCGTGGCGCTGGTCCGGCGCACTTTCGACATGGCCGAGGTAATAAGGTACGCCTGCACCAGCTCGACCGTGATGCCGTACGGCTCGAGCTCAGAGCCAAGGGACGTCGACCACTGCTGCAGGAAAGCCTTGCTGCCAGAGTACGTAGCCAGTAGAGGGGTAGGGAGCAAACCCCCGAAGGATCCCATCGTCAGCACGAGACCGCGCTTGCGTTGCATCATGCCGGGGATGATCAACTGCGTAGTGCGCAGGGTGCCCAGGCAGTTGATGGTCACAATATCCGTCATCTCGTCCTCGGGGGTCAGCGCGAACGGGGTAGGAATGTCATGGCTCTTGCCGACGTTGTTGATCAGGACGGCGACGTCCAGTCCATCTACTATGGCTTTGAGTTCCTCGTAGTCTGCATCGTTGTTGGCGGCATAGTCCATGGCCAACGTCTTGGTCTGCACGGAGTGTTTGGTGGTGATCTCCTCGGCAAGCGTGGTGAGCTTGGAGGCAGTCCGGGATACGAGTACAATGTTGAATCCAGCGCGAGCGAGCTGCAGAGAAAATTCCTTGCCTAATCCATCCGAGGCACCTGTAACCACTGCCCAGCTACCCTTGGGCCCGAACGAGCGGAGCTGACTACTGTCAGTACGAGAGTTGACTTTACTCAATAACAGCATAATAATATCAAACGTACCGGTTTCCCTGGAAGCACAAACAGACTCAAGAGCACCCTGACAAATGTCAAAACTCGCGAAGCAATAAACAAGGTCCCCGTGGTCAGCAGGACCGCGGCGCCCACAGTCTGTAGGCCGGGTTCAAGGTTGAGCCCCCAATTGGACAAACAAGCTGTATACTTCGAGAGAAACTCCATGGCGACAACCTCCCCCGTACTGACACAGCAGTTTTTAGTATAAAGAAGCTTGTCGGCGGGAGTACAATGTTATTATCGATTGAAGGAGCGCGCCGCACGCGGAGTTTCAAAATTGTTGGGGAGAAATATCGCGCCAAGACCAAGCATCCTCGGCCATATTACGGCAGACAGCTTATACAAAAGGTGCTTATCACTCTTTTAAACTACCTCCACGAGTATTCAATGGCATGTATAGTAGGATATGAATCTCATGATATAGCCTGATTTAATCTATCCTATAGTATATATAGCCAGGACACGGAATACTCATATAAGAGAGCGCTATGCATACGGTGTAGAAATCAGAAAGACATTTTGTCAGGGAGACCCCCGACAGGACATTCAAAACATATAAGGACACTGGAATGCGACATATTACTCTCAAACTTAATATCGAGGATTCAATATCCATAAGGGAGTCTATGACGATTCAGCGGTATTCAAATTTGTCTAAAGTTCCCTATGCGGGGTGGCTTAAGTTTTATCTGTCCCAATAGTCAGCCGCACCTCGGGCCCTTAGTCTGgtgttcatcttcatcgtccacAAGGTAGATGCATATGACAAGCAAACTCGCTGTAACCTCATCCATTCAATAGCAATTGCATTTCGATCTACATAATGACCAGTCTCCTCTCCTACCTACCCCCTTTCGAGGGGCTTCTGCCCAAATGGCTCGTCTTGGTATGTGTGTTTACTGTTCGACTCCTTTGTAAACAAGACCCCAACAAAATCACAACTGACCGTCCTTGCTGAACAGGTCTCCGTGGTCTCTGCAATCAACAGCCTCCAATGCTACCGTTCAGACGAATACGCCGCACAGCTCTACAATGCCAGAACCGCTGATGGCCGCTCGTTCGCAACCCCTCTGTCCTCCCGCACTTTTGGCACCTGGACCTTCCTTTCGGCCGTCGTCCGGATGTACGCGGCTTATCACATCACCACTCCCGCTGTATACGACCTTGCAATTTGGAGCTttggccttgcccttgcccATTTTGTCGGCGAGTGGTTGGCTTTCGGTAGTGCGCAGCTCAAGGGGCGGTTTGTGAGCCCGTTGATTGTTGCGTCGGTGACGTTGACCTGGATGTTGACGCAGAGGGAAGCTTATCTCTCTGCGTAGAGTCTTAATGATGCTACTCGCTCGTGACCCTCTGTATGGACATGGATACCTCGCCTACAACTTTGGGGTCTGCTGGACTGTTTCATCGGCTCGGGACTAAAGCTGACCGAGGTCAAGACCATATCCGTCTTGTCCAAGACAGGATATGGGTATTCCTTAGCACTAACTTAACTATTTATACAAAAGTTGGTTCCTCAGACTCGCCTCATGCgtccatcttcttcctgtaCAGCTCTCCTCCGCAAGCACGTAATCTCGCAGCCGCTTGTTCAGGGGTAATGTCACGCTGGGGCTCGGCCATCATCTCATAGCTGGGGTTGGTTAGCGTATATGTCAAAGGCGCGAATTGTAGAGGACCTACCCGACCAAGAATTTCCGCACGGTTGCGCTGCGCAGCAGCGGAGGGTAGAAATGCAGGTGCAGGTACGAAGCTtcgatctcctcgtcggTGCCCTCGAGCGGCGCCTGGTGGATGCCCATGCTGTAAGGAAAGTGCGTTTCGAAGAGGTTGTCGTACCGTCTGGTGATCTCGGCGATGGCCTCGGCCAGCTGGGCCTTCTCGTTCTCATTGAGGTCAACAAGCGCgcgcttgtgcttcttgctGACGATCATGGTTTCGAACGGCCAGGTTGCCCACCACGGGCAGACGACCAAGAACGCTTGGTTCTCAAACACGACGCGCTCCTGCTTCCGGCTTTCCAGGGCGGCATAGTCTTCCAGCAAATGCTTGTTTTGGTGCTCCCGTCGGTatttcttcatctgctccaGTTCCATTGCGGGCTCCTCAGGCAGCGAGCTGGTAGTCCAGACCTGACCGTGGGGATGGGGGTTCGAGCAGCCCATAGCAGCGCCCTTGTTCTCGAAGATCTGCATGTA of Aspergillus fumigatus Af293 chromosome 2, whole genome shotgun sequence contains these proteins:
- a CDS encoding ketoreductase encodes the protein MEFLSKYTACLSNWGLNLEPGLQTVGAAVLLTTGTLFIASRVLTFVRVLLSLFVLPGKPLRSFGPKGSWAVVTGASDGLGKEFSLQLARAGFNIVLVSRTASKLTTLAEEITTKHSVQTKTLAMDYAANNDADYEELKAIVDGLDVAVLINNVGKSHDIPTPFALTPEDEMTDIVTINCLGTLRTTQLIIPGMMQRKRGLVLTMGSFGGLLPTPLLATYSGSKAFLQQWSTSLGSELEPYGITVELVQAYLITSAMSKVRRTSATIPDPRAFVKAVLSKIGRNGGSPGYAYSSSPYWSHGLMAWFLTCVMQPMGKLVVGQNKSMHEAIRKRALRKAEREKGKKST
- the erg28 gene encoding Erg28 family protein, with product MTSLLSYLPPFEGLLPKWLVLVSVVSAINSLQCYRSDEYAAQLYNARTADGRSFATPLSSRTFGTWTFLSAVVRMYAAYHITTPAVYDLAIWSFGLALAHFVGEWLAFGSAQLKGRFVSPLIVASVTLTWMLTQREAYLSA
- a CDS encoding UDP-glucose:hexose-1-phosphate uridylyltransferase; protein product: MVESVLDDISHRRFNPLRGSYVLVSPHRTKRPWQGQQESPSKTTLPAYDPACYLCPGNKRAQGDTNPKYEKTFVFVNDYSAVKEEQAPYSPESGDSVESFFLKAEPVTGKCYVLTFSAAHNLTLADLSPAEIIPVIDAWTEIYSAHLSPKSPLAAVAPATTLPPNSPIANMAKPKEQYRYMQIFENKGAAMGCSNPHPHGQVWTTSSLPEEPAMELEQMKKYRREHQNKHLLEDYAALESRKQERVVFENQAFLVVCPWWATWPFETMIVSKKHKRALVDLNENEKAQLAEAIAEITRRYDNLFETHFPYSMGIHQAPLEGTDEEIEASYLHLHFYPPLLRSATVRKFLVGYEMMAEPQRDITPEQAAARLRACGGELYRKKMDA